CCCTTTTGATAAGAAGCTTATACAAACCGTAAGAGGTGTCGGATACACTTTGAGGGATGAAAATAATGAAACTTAGATTTATGTTACCTTCTATAAAAATAAGGATTGCCTTATTATATTCTTTGATATTCTCAGTTATATTAATTGTTTTAAATGCTTCTGTGCTTTATGGCTTAAAGTATTATTTAATATATCAATCTTTTGCAGATATTTCAAATCAAGCCGAAACAATATTAAACAAATTGTCGGTTGTCAAGGGTGATATTGATTTCTCCAACGAAAATTTAGTATTTTCGATACCTGAAAATACATATTTAAAAGTAATTGATAAAAATGGCAAAGTAGTTTATAAATCAAGGGAAACGGAGGATATTAATATACCTTACAAATCAGATATAAATATACCGGTAAAAATTGAAAAAGATGGTATGCATCTTACATACATAAATGAAATTTATAACAGAGACGGCAAGATATTTTATATACAGATTATAAAAAACATGGAAAGCCAATATTTGTTTTTAAAATTGCTTTTTGTGTTAATGGCTTTTGCTGATGCGGTGGGAATTTTGATATCCTTGATAGCAGGCTATTTTGTAACAAGGCAGGCTATAAAACCTGTTGATTATATGGTCAAAGAAGTTAATGACATAGATGCGAGAAAGCTTAACAAAAGGTTAAAAGTTTATGGGAATAAAGATGAATTTACAAGACTTGCCGTTACCTTTAACAGCATGCTGGACAGACTGGAGGATTCATTTAGAAGACAGAATACATTTATATCAGATGCTTCACATGAATTAAGGACGCCTCTTTCCATTATAAAAGGATATGTTGATATACTTGATAGATGGGGGAAATATGATAAAAATGTATTACAGGAAGGGATTGAGGCATTAAAAAAAGAAGAGGCAGAAATGGAAAAGCTTATAGAGCGTCTTTTACTAATAGCAAGGGGAGACAGCAGAAACTTAAAACTTAACAAAGAAACCTTCATATTAAATGATATTCTCAATGAGGTTATAAAAGAAACATCAATGTTAAACAGGGATAGAAATATAGTTTTAAATATGGATGATGAAATTGATATCTTTGCGGATAAAAGCTTGATTAAAGAACTTTTGAGAATACTTCTTGATAATGCGGTTAAATATACGGAAACAGACGGTAAAATAGAGGTGATTTGTAAGAGAGAAGGACAAAATACTGTTATCAAGGTTAAAGATGATGGGATAGGTATCCCATCCGATGAAATACCATATATTTTTGACAGGTTTTACCGGGTTGATAAAGCAAGAACAAAAGAAACAGGTGGTGCGGGGCTTGGGCTT
This is a stretch of genomic DNA from Aceticella autotrophica. It encodes these proteins:
- a CDS encoding sensor histidine kinase, whose translation is MKIMKLRFMLPSIKIRIALLYSLIFSVILIVLNASVLYGLKYYLIYQSFADISNQAETILNKLSVVKGDIDFSNENLVFSIPENTYLKVIDKNGKVVYKSRETEDINIPYKSDINIPVKIEKDGMHLTYINEIYNRDGKIFYIQIIKNMESQYLFLKLLFVLMAFADAVGILISLIAGYFVTRQAIKPVDYMVKEVNDIDARKLNKRLKVYGNKDEFTRLAVTFNSMLDRLEDSFRRQNTFISDASHELRTPLSIIKGYVDILDRWGKYDKNVLQEGIEALKKEEAEMEKLIERLLLIARGDSRNLKLNKETFILNDILNEVIKETSMLNRDRNIVLNMDDEIDIFADKSLIKELLRILLDNAVKYTETDGKIEVICKREGQNTVIKVKDDGIGIPSDEIPYIFDRFYRVDKARTKETGGAGLGLSIAKIIVEAHKGSIIVDSKIHKGTEFTIIFPF